The following proteins are co-located in the Haloplanus sp. HW8-1 genome:
- a CDS encoding ABC transporter permease produces MADPRLTIAKRELATLRSEKTIVLALLIQLFIAAFSSFLVVGLVSLYDPGSVDGFETEVAVTGDASDDLLRVVDDRPSITGTAYPSQATARAAFERGTVDAVLLADRRAGRVFVTATVPDGNVRTTVIVVQLRDTLSTFERVERTDRAALLSATPLELPPRSGASPYYGFSYTVLLPLLCFLPVFISGSMTVDSLTEEVERGTLELLRVAPVSTVDIVDGKVWAAAGLAPVQAALWIALLDLNGTSVRHPLAVLVVVGALAILVVTLGATIALLSPDRRAAQFLYSVGVLVAFGGATLLPVNPVNTVARLAVDSVAPTYPLLVAGYVVLGGAAYSLLRRAVPRIGVAR; encoded by the coding sequence TTGGCTGATCCACGCCTGACGATCGCAAAGCGGGAGTTGGCGACCCTCCGCTCGGAGAAGACCATCGTCCTCGCGTTGCTCATCCAGCTTTTCATCGCCGCCTTCTCCTCGTTTCTCGTCGTCGGCCTGGTCTCGCTGTACGACCCCGGGAGCGTCGACGGGTTCGAGACCGAGGTGGCCGTCACGGGCGACGCGAGCGACGACCTGCTCCGGGTGGTCGACGACCGACCGTCGATCACGGGCACGGCCTATCCCTCACAGGCGACGGCGCGAGCGGCGTTCGAACGCGGAACGGTGGACGCCGTGCTCCTCGCGGACCGCCGGGCCGGACGGGTGTTCGTCACGGCGACGGTGCCCGACGGCAACGTGCGCACGACGGTTATCGTCGTCCAGTTGCGGGACACGCTGTCGACCTTCGAGCGGGTGGAGCGAACCGACCGCGCCGCGCTCCTCTCGGCGACGCCGCTCGAGCTCCCACCCCGAAGCGGCGCGTCGCCGTACTACGGGTTCAGCTACACGGTGTTGCTCCCCTTGCTCTGCTTTCTCCCCGTGTTCATCAGTGGCTCGATGACCGTCGACTCGCTGACCGAGGAGGTCGAACGTGGCACGCTCGAACTCCTGCGTGTCGCGCCCGTCTCCACCGTCGACATCGTCGACGGCAAGGTGTGGGCCGCGGCGGGACTCGCGCCCGTGCAGGCGGCGCTCTGGATCGCCCTCCTCGATCTCAACGGGACGAGCGTCCGCCACCCGCTCGCCGTCCTCGTCGTCGTCGGGGCGCTTGCGATTCTCGTCGTCACGCTCGGCGCGACCATCGCTCTGCTCTCGCCGGACCGCCGGGCGGCACAGTTCCTTTACTCCGTCGGCGTCCTCGTCGCCTTCGGCGGCGCGACGCTCCTGCCGGTGAACCCCGTGAACACCGTGGCCCGCCTCGCCGTCGACAGCGTCGCCCCGACCTACCCGCTTCTCGTCGCCGGCTACGTCGTCCTCGGTGGCGCCGCCTACTCGCTCCTGCGGCGTGCGGTACCGCGGATCGGCGTCGCTCGGTGA
- a CDS encoding DUF5798 family protein: protein MGLGSTAKKLQQVADMAEDVYARLNQLKEQVTETRETVDETKDRVDDLDRELAEQRAILDALAEREGIDVEALTAEIHVVDAETVAGDDAASAGDEDATGA, encoded by the coding sequence ATGGGTCTTGGAAGTACGGCGAAGAAACTCCAGCAGGTCGCCGACATGGCCGAGGACGTGTACGCCCGTCTGAACCAGCTCAAAGAGCAGGTAACCGAGACGCGGGAGACGGTCGACGAGACGAAAGATCGGGTCGACGATCTGGATCGCGAACTGGCAGAACAGCGCGCCATCCTCGACGCCCTCGCCGAGCGCGAAGGGATCGACGTCGAGGCGCTCACCGCCGAAATCCACGTCGTCGACGCCGAGACGGTCGCCGGCGACGACGCGGCGTCCGCCGGGGACGAGGACGCGACCGGCGCCTGA
- a CDS encoding CoA-binding protein — MANTSDADIETLLDADTIAVIGCSGTPGKAAHDVPAYLQVRGYDVVPINPNREDILGRQAADRLDEVTERVDLIDVFRPSEEVPGIVDAVVERAATRGDVEGLWLQLGIRDDEAAARARDAGLLVVQDRCLKVEHERRR; from the coding sequence ATGGCGAACACCAGCGACGCCGATATCGAGACGCTGCTCGACGCCGACACCATCGCTGTGATCGGCTGTTCGGGCACGCCGGGAAAGGCCGCCCACGACGTGCCGGCGTACCTCCAGGTACGGGGATACGACGTCGTCCCGATCAACCCGAACCGAGAGGATATTCTGGGCCGGCAGGCTGCCGACCGTCTCGACGAGGTGACCGAACGGGTCGATCTGATCGACGTGTTCCGGCCGAGCGAGGAGGTCCCCGGGATCGTCGACGCCGTCGTCGAGCGCGCAGCCACCCGCGGTGACGTCGAGGGGCTCTGGCTCCAACTGGGCATCCGCGACGACGAAGCGGCCGCCCGTGCCCGCGATGCCGGTCTGCTCGTCGTGCAGGATCGGTGTCTGAAGGTCGAACACGAGCGCCGTCGCTGA
- a CDS encoding RAD55 family ATPase encodes MYDLGPPLDVEVEQGTNLLLSGPALTGKKGLAFDALATGIRNGDGAIVVSNTDGAKRVFEEIGDRTDYTDRPVAVVDCVTRQQGVSEARDDAQVRYTSSPVDMTGVGIKFSELLQEFYETQGVERNRVFLDSLSTLLMYSDLQTVFRFLHVFTGRVQSVDGLGLYAIDSSAHDDKTMNTLKQLFDGVIETTEDGEPTATLPGR; translated from the coding sequence ATGTATGATCTCGGTCCGCCGCTCGATGTCGAGGTCGAGCAGGGGACCAACTTGCTCCTCTCCGGTCCCGCGCTCACCGGGAAGAAGGGACTCGCGTTCGACGCGCTCGCGACCGGCATCCGAAACGGCGACGGGGCCATCGTGGTCAGCAACACGGACGGCGCCAAGCGCGTGTTCGAGGAGATCGGCGATCGCACCGACTACACCGACCGTCCCGTCGCCGTCGTCGACTGTGTGACCCGACAGCAGGGCGTCAGCGAGGCTCGGGACGACGCACAGGTTCGGTACACCTCGTCACCGGTCGACATGACCGGCGTCGGGATCAAATTCTCCGAACTGCTCCAGGAGTTCTACGAGACGCAGGGCGTGGAACGGAACCGGGTGTTTCTGGATTCGCTGTCGACGCTCCTGATGTACTCGGATCTCCAGACGGTGTTTCGTTTCCTCCACGTCTTCACGGGACGGGTACAGAGCGTCGACGGCCTCGGTCTCTACGCCATCGACTCCTCGGCGCACGACGACAAGACGATGAACACGCTCAAACAGTTGTTCGACGGCGTGATCGAGACCACGGAGGACGGCGAGCCGACGGCGACCTTACCCGGACGCTAG
- a CDS encoding glutathione S-transferase N-terminal domain-containing protein encodes MLELYQSEGCPHCAKVRAKLSELGVSYVAHNPRLPGDEGGDVANDVTYDELTAGGEDQIPYLVDTERGVTMYESGDIVEYLEEHYE; translated from the coding sequence ATGCTGGAACTCTATCAGTCCGAAGGCTGTCCACACTGCGCGAAGGTTAGAGCGAAACTGTCGGAGCTCGGTGTCTCGTACGTCGCCCACAATCCCCGTCTCCCCGGCGACGAGGGCGGTGACGTGGCCAACGACGTCACTTACGATGAACTCACGGCAGGCGGCGAAGACCAGATCCCGTATCTTGTCGATACCGAGCGCGGCGTGACCATGTACGAGAGTGGCGACATCGTCGAATATCTCGAAGAACACTACGAATAA
- a CDS encoding ArsR/SmtB family transcription factor — MTDPDDALYERHAEFCKMFSNPKRLRILHLLKDGEYSVGEISDETGVSQPTVSQHLRKMRDQGVVTKRGAGLNNYYSIADERIIEGMNTMRDVLLDQMADDAAVSEQNG; from the coding sequence ATGACCGATCCAGACGACGCCCTATACGAGCGCCACGCCGAGTTCTGTAAGATGTTCTCGAATCCGAAGCGCCTGCGGATCCTCCATCTTCTGAAAGACGGCGAATACAGTGTGGGCGAGATCAGCGATGAGACCGGTGTTTCCCAACCAACGGTTTCCCAACACCTGCGGAAGATGCGCGATCAGGGCGTCGTAACCAAGCGGGGTGCAGGACTCAATAATTACTACTCGATTGCCGACGAGCGGATCATCGAGGGCATGAACACGATGCGTGACGTGTTGCTTGACCAGATGGCCGACGACGCGGCCGTCTCAGAACAGAACGGCTAA
- a CDS encoding cysteine desulfurase family protein, whose amino-acid sequence MDHAATTYPHEDVIEAMQPYLETHTFNPSASYVSEEAAAVANARESVADLLGADPGHIVFTGGGSEADNLAIKGVVDTVDGDHVVTTTIEHSAVIETADWLENHGVSVTRVSPGPDGRVDPDDIEDAIRLDTVIVSVMHANNETGVIQPLEAIGQITDEYDVYFHSDTVQSAGKIPVDVDDLGLDLASLSAHKFYGPNGVGALYVRDGVDIESLIHGGGQEHGLRSGTENVAGLVGMGKAADLARADMDERHSRLSRLRDEFVATVRETTDAEMIGHPEHRLPGYAMLCFPGQSGAQLIDALADHDIAVSGGSACHSGGPSPSRVLIEMGVDPDLAMGAVRFSMGRETTDEDVAYVTEKLQEVLHEVPA is encoded by the coding sequence ATGGACCACGCCGCGACGACGTATCCCCACGAGGACGTTATCGAGGCGATGCAACCGTATCTGGAGACGCACACGTTCAACCCGTCGGCGAGCTACGTGAGCGAGGAGGCCGCTGCCGTTGCCAACGCGCGCGAATCCGTTGCCGACCTTCTGGGAGCCGACCCGGGCCACATCGTATTCACCGGCGGCGGTAGCGAAGCGGACAATCTCGCGATCAAAGGTGTCGTCGACACGGTGGATGGGGACCACGTCGTCACGACGACAATCGAACACTCGGCGGTCATCGAGACCGCTGACTGGCTCGAGAATCACGGTGTCAGCGTCACGAGAGTGTCACCAGGACCAGACGGCCGTGTCGACCCTGATGACATCGAGGACGCCATCCGGCTGGACACGGTGATTGTGTCCGTCATGCACGCCAACAACGAGACCGGAGTCATTCAGCCACTCGAAGCCATCGGCCAAATAACGGACGAGTACGATGTGTACTTCCATTCAGATACCGTCCAATCGGCCGGGAAGATTCCGGTCGACGTTGACGACCTCGGGCTGGACCTGGCAAGTCTGAGCGCTCACAAGTTCTATGGGCCGAACGGCGTCGGCGCGCTATACGTTCGCGACGGCGTCGATATCGAATCCCTCATTCACGGTGGGGGCCAGGAACACGGTCTCCGAAGCGGCACCGAGAATGTCGCCGGACTCGTCGGGATGGGGAAAGCCGCTGACCTTGCGAGAGCCGATATGGACGAGCGTCACAGCCGACTGTCGCGACTGCGTGACGAATTCGTCGCCACCGTTCGGGAGACGACGGATGCTGAGATGATTGGCCATCCTGAGCATCGACTCCCAGGTTACGCGATGCTTTGCTTCCCGGGACAATCCGGGGCGCAACTAATCGATGCCCTTGCGGACCACGACATCGCCGTCTCCGGTGGCTCGGCCTGTCACTCGGGCGGCCCGTCACCATCACGGGTCCTCATCGAGATGGGCGTCGACCCGGACTTGGCGATGGGTGCCGTCCGCTTCTCGATGGGCCGAGAGACGACCGACGAAGACGTTGCGTACGTCACCGAAAAGCTACAAGAAGTGCTTCACGAAGTCCCGGCATGA
- a CDS encoding class I SAM-dependent methyltransferase, translating to MSDVESFVRFCESEFGSAVMDREAAYIEQYVAPDDQILDVGCGIGSLEERFTDYDIVGIDISEAMVRTARQRTPAPFLVGDARTLPVRTDAVDAVVFVATLEFISEVDVVLQEATRVLRPGGRIVALILNTRSEYVQSNLQRDGSYFQQMVHRDSEALADRVLATVDGTQEYFLGIADETVVESSDPTTAAITAIVGSSIGDSK from the coding sequence ATGAGCGACGTCGAGAGCTTCGTGCGGTTCTGTGAGAGCGAGTTCGGCTCGGCGGTGATGGACCGTGAGGCCGCATACATCGAGCAATATGTAGCTCCCGATGATCAGATCCTCGACGTCGGCTGTGGCATCGGCTCGCTCGAAGAGCGATTCACCGACTACGATATCGTCGGCATCGACATATCAGAGGCGATGGTACGGACGGCACGGCAGCGTACTCCTGCGCCGTTTCTGGTCGGCGATGCGCGAACACTTCCGGTACGAACTGATGCAGTGGACGCCGTCGTCTTCGTGGCGACGCTGGAGTTCATTTCGGAGGTCGATGTTGTTCTCCAGGAAGCAACTCGTGTGCTCCGACCGGGCGGCAGAATCGTCGCGCTGATACTAAATACGCGGTCCGAGTACGTCCAGTCCAATCTCCAGCGAGACGGATCGTACTTCCAGCAGATGGTTCATCGCGACTCCGAGGCGCTGGCCGACAGAGTGCTGGCCACCGTCGACGGAACACAGGAGTACTTCCTGGGCATCGCCGACGAAACCGTCGTCGAGAGCAGCGATCCAACCACCGCTGCGATTACTGCGATTGTGGGGTCTTCTATCGGAGATTCAAAATGA
- a CDS encoding nucleoside phosphorylase, with protein MADSDERSDSPLFEAKRYDEPSVFTPESLIREARRQKDLPERSVPDICVLDPDGDIVRHLVSTGRAEADTTWPGYHTELYRFELNGEEVGIIGCAVGASFAVLVAEQLFAAGCQFLVSVTSSGQIVPKDNPPYFVLIERALRDEGTSHHYHSPARYATLDADLRDRVASACQSATRPVYTGATWTTDAPFRETETAIERARSVDILAVEMEAAALYTFADERNQPVVCFAYVTNEMGQGDGDFEKGDANGSTAALEIIESTIRGWRSSDTSE; from the coding sequence ATGGCTGATTCTGACGAGCGATCTGACTCGCCGCTTTTCGAGGCGAAGCGGTACGATGAACCATCGGTCTTTACCCCGGAATCCCTGATCCGAGAAGCGCGTCGCCAGAAAGACCTCCCTGAGCGATCCGTCCCCGACATCTGTGTCCTCGATCCCGATGGGGACATCGTCCGACACTTGGTATCGACTGGCCGTGCCGAAGCGGACACGACGTGGCCCGGCTATCACACGGAACTCTACAGGTTCGAGCTGAACGGCGAGGAGGTCGGAATAATCGGTTGTGCGGTCGGCGCGTCGTTCGCGGTCCTGGTCGCCGAACAGCTGTTCGCCGCCGGCTGTCAGTTTCTCGTGAGCGTGACTTCCTCCGGCCAAATCGTCCCGAAGGACAACCCACCGTATTTCGTGCTCATCGAAAGAGCACTACGCGACGAGGGGACTAGTCACCACTACCACTCCCCAGCCCGGTATGCAACCCTGGACGCCGATCTCCGTGATCGGGTCGCATCAGCCTGTCAGTCCGCCACCCGCCCAGTCTACACAGGCGCGACCTGGACGACGGACGCGCCGTTTCGAGAGACGGAAACGGCCATCGAGCGAGCTCGCTCGGTGGACATTCTCGCGGTCGAGATGGAAGCTGCCGCGCTCTATACGTTCGCCGATGAACGGAACCAGCCCGTCGTGTGTTTTGCCTACGTGACTAACGAGATGGGACAGGGAGATGGCGACTTCGAGAAAGGCGATGCGAACGGGAGTACTGCAGCCTTAGAGATTATTGAGTCCACCATTAGAGGCTGGAGATCCTCGGACACGAGTGAATGA
- a CDS encoding methionine adenosyltransferase codes for MTERNIHIEEASHKPVESQYTEIVERKGIGHPDSISDGVAEHVARRLSQEYLDRFGRVLHFNTDETQLAAGESAPEYGGGEMQSPIHLLIVGRATKRFEGERIPTESIALDAAREYLAEHIPRLDFGTDIIVDTKLGEGSGDLTGFFREDGPDVPVAMDTSFGVGHAPLTETEQLVLNTERRLNEDYAAENPEIGPDIKIMGNREGDRIVLTVAAAIIDEYVESFEAYKEAVAGVREYVEGIATEYTDREVAVTVNAADEYDSESVYLTVTGTSAEHGDDGSVGRGNRVNGLITPNRSMSIEASSGKNPVNHVGKIYNLLSTEIAQAVVAEVDGIEDLRIRLLSQINTPIDDPQVADAHVVLEDGLTVDEVEADVTSIIDGQLANVTDVTERVINGDLTTF; via the coding sequence ATGACAGAACGGAATATCCACATCGAGGAAGCATCGCACAAGCCAGTCGAATCTCAATACACGGAGATCGTTGAGCGAAAAGGAATCGGTCACCCAGATTCGATCTCTGATGGAGTTGCCGAACACGTTGCGCGACGGCTCTCACAAGAGTACCTCGACCGGTTCGGACGCGTGCTCCATTTCAACACCGACGAAACGCAGCTCGCCGCGGGAGAATCCGCTCCGGAGTATGGCGGTGGTGAGATGCAATCGCCGATCCATCTCCTAATCGTGGGACGGGCGACGAAGCGGTTCGAAGGCGAACGAATCCCGACTGAGTCGATCGCCCTCGACGCTGCGCGAGAATATCTCGCCGAACACATCCCGCGACTCGACTTCGGCACCGACATCATCGTCGATACGAAACTCGGTGAGGGAAGTGGCGACCTGACAGGGTTCTTCAGAGAAGATGGCCCCGACGTGCCAGTGGCTATGGACACCAGCTTCGGGGTTGGTCACGCACCGTTGACGGAGACGGAACAACTCGTATTGAATACCGAGCGCCGCTTGAACGAAGACTACGCAGCCGAGAATCCCGAGATCGGCCCCGATATCAAGATCATGGGGAACCGCGAGGGCGATCGGATCGTTCTGACTGTTGCGGCGGCAATCATCGACGAGTACGTAGAAAGTTTTGAGGCGTACAAGGAGGCCGTAGCCGGCGTCCGAGAGTACGTCGAGGGAATCGCCACGGAGTATACAGACCGGGAGGTTGCTGTCACAGTCAACGCCGCAGACGAATACGATTCTGAATCGGTGTACCTCACCGTCACGGGAACCTCGGCAGAGCACGGTGATGACGGGTCGGTCGGACGAGGAAACCGCGTCAACGGCCTGATCACCCCCAATCGCTCGATGTCGATCGAGGCGTCGAGCGGCAAGAACCCGGTGAACCACGTCGGGAAGATCTACAACCTGTTATCAACCGAGATCGCACAGGCCGTCGTTGCGGAGGTCGACGGGATCGAGGATCTCCGAATCCGGCTGTTAAGCCAGATCAACACGCCGATCGACGACCCACAGGTTGCCGACGCTCACGTCGTTCTTGAGGACGGTCTCACCGTCGACGAGGTCGAAGCGGACGTCACGTCGATCATCGACGGCCAGCTGGCAAACGTGACGGATGTGACGGAACGCGTCATCAACGGCGACCTCACGACGTTCTAA
- a CDS encoding SAM hydroxide adenosyltransferase, translated as MSTFIHLIADYGIGDPAFSEVIHRLKYEDSSLEIHPTTVPPLSTVATGFWIEQLGLHNPPFDDLLIYSNTAPRTDDPGPRDANEGGDLCYAHLESGLEVVAVDAGYNFSFVKEEIATLRRIDVAISGSQFRSRDYFPEKVAEIANGDLSSVAEEKRLDEIPESPHQTVCHVDGYGNIKTSIRASEFGLDQDCVEIDLGGQSHTVSVASGVFGVEQGKLVLAPGSTGGDDSYLEISQRGGSAANRFGDPSPGDQIEFS; from the coding sequence ATGAGCACCTTCATCCACTTGATCGCCGACTACGGCATCGGCGATCCGGCATTCTCTGAAGTCATCCATCGACTGAAATACGAGGATTCCTCGCTGGAAATCCACCCAACGACGGTTCCACCGCTCTCGACTGTCGCGACCGGGTTCTGGATCGAACAGTTGGGACTTCATAATCCGCCCTTCGATGACCTCCTCATCTACTCGAATACGGCGCCCAGAACTGACGATCCGGGACCGCGTGATGCGAATGAAGGGGGAGACCTCTGTTATGCCCACCTCGAATCGGGTCTGGAGGTCGTCGCTGTCGACGCCGGCTACAACTTCTCGTTCGTCAAAGAGGAGATAGCGACCCTGCGGCGAATCGACGTCGCGATCAGTGGCTCACAATTCCGTTCCAGGGACTATTTCCCGGAGAAGGTGGCCGAGATCGCCAACGGTGATCTGTCGTCGGTTGCCGAAGAGAAACGGCTCGACGAAATCCCGGAGTCACCACACCAGACCGTCTGTCACGTGGACGGATACGGGAACATCAAGACCTCCATCCGGGCGTCCGAGTTCGGTCTCGATCAGGATTGTGTCGAGATCGACCTCGGCGGCCAGAGCCACACGGTCTCGGTTGCCAGTGGTGTCTTCGGTGTCGAGCAGGGGAAGCTCGTCCTCGCTCCCGGGTCGACCGGTGGCGACGATAGTTACCTGGAGATCTCTCAGCGGGGAGGCTCCGCTGCGAACCGCTTCGGGGATCCGTCTCCGGGAGATCAAATCGAGTTCTCGTGA
- a CDS encoding DUF7553 family protein translates to MSRDLLVRAIDAVETARDATTSSDKRDRLEQLGSQLQAQADRDATPALGALDRIQTKLREIEDDTDEETVTDALAEAREHILSFLGTLDDRGMKQH, encoded by the coding sequence ATGTCCCGAGACCTGCTGGTGCGGGCGATCGACGCGGTCGAGACAGCCCGTGACGCAACCACGAGTAGTGACAAACGAGATCGACTTGAGCAGCTCGGATCACAGCTACAGGCACAGGCTGACCGCGATGCGACCCCGGCACTCGGAGCCCTCGATAGAATTCAGACGAAGCTCCGAGAGATCGAGGATGACACAGACGAGGAAACTGTCACAGACGCCCTAGCAGAAGCGAGGGAACACATCCTCTCGTTTCTCGGAACGCTCGACGACCGCGGTATGAAACAACACTGA
- a CDS encoding DsrE family protein gives MQLALVLETNDPEWIWNVFRLANKALDAGHTVETFLVNDGVEAPDAEHEKFNPHGALLKYTKNGGELAACGTCMDSRGLEEDELRARSSMDEYLRISEDADKVLTFS, from the coding sequence ATGCAACTCGCACTCGTTCTCGAAACGAACGATCCCGAATGGATTTGGAATGTGTTCCGGCTCGCGAACAAGGCGCTTGATGCCGGCCATACCGTCGAGACGTTTCTCGTCAATGATGGCGTCGAAGCTCCCGATGCTGAGCACGAAAAGTTCAATCCCCACGGGGCATTGTTGAAATATACTAAGAACGGAGGCGAGTTGGCTGCTTGTGGAACGTGTATGGATTCGAGAGGGTTGGAGGAAGACGAACTCCGGGCACGATCATCGATGGACGAATATCTTCGAATCAGTGAGGATGCTGATAAGGTCCTCACCTTCAGTTAG
- a CDS encoding PIN domain-containing protein has protein sequence MRLVVDANVVISALVADSKTWELIVTLDPDLLTPAFVHDEIENYEELIAEKSGMDPNRVAQFVDLLFQYIEIVPVDEFHPAIEEANAAIGDIDPSDVLYLACAIASGAAIWSDDSDFDEQDVVERYSTSDVIDSFDTR, from the coding sequence ATGAGGCTGGTCGTCGATGCCAACGTCGTCATCTCCGCGCTCGTCGCCGATTCGAAAACGTGGGAACTCATCGTCACGCTAGACCCGGACCTCCTGACTCCCGCGTTCGTCCACGACGAAATCGAGAACTACGAGGAGTTGATCGCGGAGAAATCAGGGATGGACCCGAACCGAGTAGCGCAGTTCGTCGACCTCCTGTTCCAGTACATCGAGATTGTTCCCGTCGACGAGTTCCATCCGGCTATTGAGGAGGCGAACGCAGCGATCGGCGACATCGACCCCAGCGACGTGCTCTACCTAGCTTGTGCGATCGCCAGTGGTGCGGCCATCTGGAGTGACGATTCCGACTTCGACGAACAGGACGTAGTCGAGCGGTACTCGACGAGTGACGTGATCGACTCGTTCGACACACGCTGA